One stretch of Segatella copri DNA includes these proteins:
- a CDS encoding helix-turn-helix domain-containing protein codes for MQETNNILAILDSYLHDNPDEIAKEMANDFRKRRIEKNLTREQVADKSGVAVSNITRFEQKGLISLKNLIGIAIALDYTSEIKNVFSQPKYSTMEELQQIKRNANKKKAYRQ; via the coding sequence ATGCAAGAAACGAATAATATATTAGCAATATTAGACAGCTACCTCCACGACAATCCTGATGAGATTGCAAAGGAGATGGCAAACGACTTCAGAAAACGAAGAATAGAAAAGAATCTGACACGTGAGCAAGTGGCAGACAAGTCAGGCGTTGCCGTCAGCAACATCACCAGATTCGAGCAAAAAGGCCTCATCTCCCTCAAAAATCTGATTGGTATCGCCATAGCGTTGGACTACACCTCAGAAATCAAGAACGTCTTCTCGCAACCCAAGTACTCCACCATGGAGGAGTTGCAACAGATAAAAAGAAACGCTAACAAGAAAAAGGCTTACAGACAATGA
- a CDS encoding type II toxin-antitoxin system HipA family toxin, with amino-acid sequence MKHIESLAVKYHQEKVGTLSLSADGKVCTFEYDNQWLASGFSISPLELPLKPGLFIAKATPFNGNFGIFEDSLPDGYGRYLLHKALLKEGINDFELSALDRLSIVGNGGMGALTYEPITSIQTGHEIEDFDLLQAKALEVLKEQQDNDAGLLLYNSGNSGGCRPKAIFTNEDGHWLVKFRHTYDPQDMGKQEYHYNKIAKQCGIQVPDFKLLNNKYFACRRFDISPTGERIHVATAGALLNVSLSNPILDYLNLLALTGYLTQSQEDVEEMFRRMVFNYIMDNKDDHCKNFSFLVQKESDGKWHWHLAPAYDLTHCTEGYNGEHATSVNGTGHPTVEDMIAVGVKNKMKENRCRKIYEEVSEQC; translated from the coding sequence ATGAAACATATAGAATCTTTAGCCGTGAAATATCACCAGGAGAAAGTCGGCACACTGTCATTGAGTGCCGATGGAAAAGTATGCACATTCGAGTATGACAATCAGTGGTTGGCATCTGGCTTTAGTATATCTCCGTTGGAATTGCCACTGAAGCCTGGTCTTTTCATTGCCAAAGCCACCCCTTTCAACGGGAACTTTGGCATCTTCGAAGACAGCCTTCCCGATGGATATGGTAGATACCTATTGCATAAAGCCTTGCTAAAAGAGGGCATCAACGACTTTGAGCTATCTGCTCTCGACCGACTGAGCATCGTGGGCAATGGAGGTATGGGCGCATTGACCTACGAACCTATAACTTCTATCCAGACTGGACACGAGATTGAGGACTTTGACCTTTTACAAGCCAAAGCCTTGGAAGTATTGAAGGAGCAACAGGATAATGACGCTGGTTTGCTATTATATAATAGTGGTAATAGTGGCGGTTGTCGCCCGAAAGCCATTTTCACAAATGAGGATGGCCATTGGTTGGTCAAGTTTCGCCATACCTATGACCCACAAGATATGGGAAAGCAAGAGTATCATTATAATAAGATAGCCAAGCAATGTGGTATCCAAGTACCCGACTTCAAACTGTTAAACAACAAGTATTTTGCCTGCCGTCGCTTCGACATTTCTCCAACAGGCGAACGCATTCACGTAGCCACAGCTGGAGCCTTGCTCAACGTTTCCCTTTCCAACCCCATTCTCGATTATCTCAACCTTTTGGCGCTTACTGGTTATCTTACTCAGAGCCAAGAGGATGTAGAAGAGATGTTCCGCCGCATGGTTTTTAATTACATAATGGACAACAAGGACGACCACTGCAAGAACTTCTCTTTCTTGGTTCAGAAAGAGAGCGATGGCAAATGGCATTGGCATTTAGCTCCTGCCTACGACCTCACCCATTGCACCGAGGGATATAATGGTGAACACGCAACATCTGTAAATGGAACTGGGCATCCGACCGTAGAGGATATGATAGCCGTTGGCGTAAAGAATAAAATGAAGGAAAACAGATGCCGCAAAATCTATGAAGAGGTAAGCGAACAATGCTAG
- a CDS encoding GLPGLI family protein, whose amino-acid sequence MLQAQTVNLFDESSIGIGDSIDQVKYQVVYDAEYIYEKKYTKTDTIIGRIEEKMLLQIGNKYSAFYSYPIFQRDSTISANMAKGIPVNFSGNGGQINWKVYKNYPEQGKTAYLDFFAADRYLCIEPMEPIDWQLTDSIDSICGYECHQAIAKFKGRTWIAWYTEDIPIDNGPWKLSGLPGLILKAHDSENDYGFTAVGLTTGKGSIPIYYKGKTFEPIDRKSLTSIYKKYYADPIGYLLQDAKYAAIVKIKDEKGNILKHSKRAEPYNPIEK is encoded by the coding sequence ATGCTCCAAGCTCAAACAGTAAACCTGTTCGATGAATCAAGCATTGGCATTGGAGATTCCATTGATCAGGTAAAGTATCAGGTAGTATATGATGCCGAGTATATTTACGAAAAGAAATATACCAAGACCGACACCATCATTGGCCGCATCGAAGAGAAAATGCTCTTGCAGATTGGCAACAAGTATTCCGCATTCTACAGTTATCCGATATTCCAAAGAGACTCTACCATCTCCGCAAATATGGCAAAAGGAATACCTGTCAATTTCTCCGGTAATGGCGGACAGATTAATTGGAAAGTATATAAGAACTATCCAGAACAGGGCAAGACCGCTTATCTCGATTTCTTTGCTGCTGACAGATATTTGTGCATTGAACCGATGGAACCGATAGACTGGCAACTCACAGACAGTATCGATTCCATCTGCGGTTACGAGTGCCACCAGGCTATTGCCAAGTTTAAGGGGAGAACATGGATTGCATGGTACACGGAAGACATCCCTATTGACAATGGTCCCTGGAAGCTGAGCGGACTGCCGGGATTGATACTCAAGGCTCACGACTCCGAGAACGATTATGGATTTACAGCTGTAGGACTCACAACAGGCAAAGGCTCCATACCTATCTATTATAAAGGTAAGACTTTCGAGCCTATCGACCGCAAATCATTGACCTCCATTTACAAGAAATACTATGCCGACCCTATCGGCTATCTGCTTCAAGATGCCAAGTATGCTGCAATTGTAAAGATCAAGGATGAAAAAGGAAATATCCTGAAGCATTCCAAGCGTGCTGAGCCATACAATCCGATAGAAAAATAA
- a CDS encoding carboxypeptidase-like regulatory domain-containing protein has protein sequence MKKIIVLFTILFVACHAFAQEKISGYVEDSLTHNRLTNVSVTLLRNGKPLKFTRSKEDGTFLIPIAQKQTGDMLQVSYMGYKKQKKAVSSGKETIISMASTAFVLKEVQVKGSRITGRDTISFDLTRFANERDNSLKDVLKKLPGVDIEKNGRINYNGKPINRFTVEGLDLTGGKYNQLEENIKAKDVKKAEVIEHDQPIKALQNKTFTDNVAMNIALKDSARNKLMSTLKPYMLVGHPSRVGGSINIMQIGKKKQMMYDAEYDRTGKNLGYALNQLASYSNRLAPASLPSWISVPSLDAPIDEERLRFNTSQKYSINHIKKNKDDAETRIEANYLRTVTRQERENMSIYDLGGEAPTVTTEHNHKTIISDAFNLQWENKVNKAEHYGNESISLSAAQSDGLSNINDTLTQRVRIPKLDLSASIYRLFVFKKSQLSWRSTADYHHGVADLYVNDERNRIRTNLWHTAHALQWMKNRFHWTQEYRMSIDLNNIYAKYQERSDKIGKNNGFIENSHDEIGQNSLNITGKFTPYWQYKTETFRMSFSPDFIWERFTYPQKTLLTVSPYLYLYKKLDFRRELTIYTGYSTGTGNATNYAMKQYRQSYRSWYTSSDIIPITRSLYGKLSYDYKRPIKEIFFSASVNASKNWMNTASDLRIVDGKYYTSLYKQDSKSNDIGGSLYISKGFYDLHLKTRLEGSYNYSKGEQYSSGKAISYTADNYTVKPSIDFSPSWCAFSYEGEFSFYNSKRQKMAKSSLFNWRQSISATATISHVDLSFSLVHYRNELQEGSHLNTLLGDASAVWRMKKLRLSAELRNLFNKKNYMETIYSGISTLTDCYYLRPRELMISAQYSF, from the coding sequence ATGAAGAAAATAATAGTTCTTTTCACTATTCTGTTCGTGGCGTGCCATGCGTTTGCCCAAGAGAAGATTAGCGGTTATGTGGAAGATTCACTTACACACAACCGTCTGACCAACGTATCGGTTACACTGCTGCGCAATGGAAAGCCCTTGAAGTTTACACGCAGCAAGGAAGACGGAACTTTCCTGATTCCCATAGCACAAAAGCAAACTGGCGATATGCTGCAAGTTTCCTACATGGGCTATAAAAAGCAAAAAAAGGCGGTTTCATCGGGAAAAGAAACCATCATCAGTATGGCTTCAACAGCTTTTGTCTTGAAGGAAGTACAGGTGAAAGGCTCTCGCATCACGGGTCGAGACACCATATCTTTCGACCTCACCCGCTTTGCCAACGAACGAGATAACTCACTGAAAGATGTACTGAAAAAGCTGCCAGGCGTGGATATAGAGAAGAATGGTCGTATCAACTACAATGGTAAGCCCATCAACCGATTCACTGTGGAAGGTCTCGACCTGACCGGTGGCAAATATAACCAACTAGAGGAGAACATCAAGGCGAAAGATGTGAAAAAGGCCGAAGTCATCGAGCATGACCAGCCTATCAAGGCGCTCCAGAACAAGACCTTTACGGATAATGTAGCGATGAACATCGCCCTGAAAGACAGTGCTCGCAACAAACTGATGTCCACCCTCAAGCCTTACATGCTCGTAGGGCATCCGTCCCGCGTAGGCGGAAGCATCAATATCATGCAAATTGGCAAGAAGAAACAGATGATGTATGATGCAGAATACGACAGAACAGGTAAAAATCTCGGCTATGCACTTAACCAACTCGCATCTTACAGCAATCGTCTGGCTCCTGCCTCCCTTCCATCATGGATATCAGTACCATCGCTTGACGCTCCTATTGACGAAGAACGCCTGCGCTTCAACACCTCGCAAAAATACTCCATCAACCATATCAAGAAGAACAAGGACGATGCAGAGACTCGCATAGAAGCCAACTATCTTCGTACGGTAACCCGACAAGAGCGAGAGAACATGAGTATCTACGACCTCGGCGGCGAAGCTCCCACAGTTACCACGGAGCACAACCACAAGACGATAATCAGCGATGCCTTCAATCTGCAATGGGAGAACAAGGTAAACAAGGCTGAGCATTATGGCAACGAGAGCATCAGCCTCAGCGCAGCACAAAGCGACGGTTTGTCAAACATCAACGACACGCTTACCCAACGTGTCCGCATCCCAAAGCTCGACCTCTCGGCAAGTATCTACCGTCTCTTCGTCTTCAAGAAGAGCCAACTCTCCTGGCGTAGCACTGCCGACTATCACCATGGTGTGGCGGACCTCTACGTTAACGACGAGCGCAATCGCATCCGCACCAACCTTTGGCATACAGCCCACGCCTTACAGTGGATGAAGAATCGCTTCCACTGGACACAGGAATATAGAATGAGTATCGACCTCAACAACATCTATGCGAAATATCAGGAAAGAAGCGATAAAATCGGCAAAAACAACGGATTCATCGAAAATAGTCACGATGAAATCGGTCAAAACAGCCTTAACATCACAGGGAAGTTCACCCCTTACTGGCAATACAAGACCGAGACGTTCCGTATGTCGTTCTCTCCCGATTTCATCTGGGAACGCTTCACCTATCCACAGAAGACTCTACTTACCGTATCACCCTACCTTTACTTATATAAGAAATTGGATTTCCGTAGAGAGTTGACTATCTACACAGGATACAGTACAGGAACAGGCAATGCCACCAACTACGCCATGAAGCAATATCGTCAAAGTTATCGTTCTTGGTACACTTCGAGCGACATCATTCCGATAACTCGCTCTCTTTATGGCAAGTTGAGTTACGACTACAAGCGCCCTATCAAGGAAATCTTCTTCAGCGCATCGGTCAATGCCAGCAAAAACTGGATGAACACGGCATCCGACCTACGCATCGTGGATGGCAAATACTATACCTCATTATATAAGCAGGACAGCAAGAGCAACGACATCGGAGGTTCGCTCTATATCTCCAAGGGTTTCTACGACCTTCATCTGAAGACCCGCCTGGAGGGCAGTTACAACTACAGCAAGGGTGAGCAATACAGCAGCGGCAAAGCCATCAGCTACACCGCCGACAACTATACTGTAAAGCCTAGCATCGACTTCTCGCCGTCCTGGTGCGCCTTTAGCTATGAGGGAGAATTCTCTTTTTACAACTCGAAACGTCAAAAAATGGCGAAGTCATCGTTATTTAATTGGCGCCAAAGCATATCTGCCACCGCTACCATCAGCCATGTGGACCTCTCCTTCTCGCTCGTACATTATCGCAATGAACTGCAAGAGGGCAGCCATCTTAACACCCTCCTTGGCGATGCCTCTGCAGTTTGGAGAATGAAAAAGCTCCGCCTTTCAGCAGAGCTTCGAAACCTATTCAATAAGAAGAATTATATGGAAACCATCTATAGCGGCATCAGTACATTGACCGACTGCTATTATCTTCGCCCTCGCGAACTGATGATTTCCGCCCAGTATTCCTTCTAA